In the genome of Candidatus Electrothrix rattekaaiensis, the window CTGATATGATCAAGGCAGGTAATCACAAGGCATTTATCATGATCAGCAGCAATCAAGCGATCTCGCTGCATTGCGTATTCCAGTAAAGAAAGATCAAGCAGACTCCGTCTGAATTTTCCCTGAAAACGATTGCGCACATTCGTTTCCTGGGGATTTACTTGAATATTATGGGGAAGGTTCTCATGAGACATAGGGCCTAGTCCATGTCTGGTCTGATAGGCCCTTGTGATCAGATATATTTCCGGCACATGATCTGCGCACAGGGAGAGGATATTATTTGTTCCGGTATTGGAACGAGTAACATGGGGGAAGAAACCGTAATGCTGATCAAGCAGAAGTCCTTGAGAGCCTTCATAGATATATTCGCTAAACGGCTCTGGGGGCATTCCTCTGCTCATTCGAACCCAAGGGGGTCTGATGAGCACCGAGCAGCAATGTAAAAAATCCTCTAGATCAACATTGCTGGAATATTCGCTATAAAATTCCTTGATAAGTTTAAGACGGGTTTCTAAAACCCAGGGGAAAAAAAGGTCGGCAAAGGTAAGAGAGTAGAAATGTTCCTCCCTGTTGATCGTAGCACCGACGCCAACGCCGCAGCTGCCGTGGGGATGGTGCTGCTGATTATAACGGATATCATAAGGGGTTGTAACAGGGCATTCCGCATCAATATAGAGCAGAGGATCCACGCCTTTGTTTAAGAGGACATCAAGTTCATTCACGATCCCTACGGGATCAATAGTGCAGAATTTTGCAAAATAACTGGGAACCCCCTGCAAGGTTCCTGAGCCAAAATTGGAGAACACATGTCGAACACCGTTATGAACTACCGTGTGACCGGCCTGCTGGCCTCCTGAAAAACGGATAACCAAAGGCCGTTCGGCATTTCGGCAAAGGTAGTCAGTAAACAGCCCTTTTCCCTCATCGCCGAACCCGGCCCCGATAACAGCTTTATGCCGCATGAAAATTTAATACTCGTCGCAAGGAAGGAGAGAGATGAAAATTGGAGTTTGTGAAGCCTTCCAATATAAAGAATCTACTCAGAGGATAATCTCAGTCTTTGAAACCGAAGTAGTATCAGTTACTTCTGAGTCTCTAAGCGAAACATCAGTAATAATTTTTGGAAGAACCGTGGAAACATCTTCATGTTTTTCAAGAATAATAAGATGATCACCTAAGAGCTGCTGCCAGCCATCCATCGTTTCCTGCATACTGCCAGCATAGGTCTGTTTTATATGCAGATGATAAACATGGTAGGACTCTCTGGCCTTGTCAAGCAAGGTGGCAGCGTGATATGACGCATACTGCCCATCTCCCATAATAAGCCTGAGGTCATTGGCTGGAATATCAGGCAGGGTCGGCTCATCGCCGATGGTGAAAAGAAAACCCTTTTTCTTTCTTTTTTCAAAGCAGTCAATCGAAGTATGAAACGCAGCAAAATACCAAGCCAGCAGATAGCTTTCCCCTGTATTGCCCCCTCCCCCGCCTTCAAGATAAACATTGGTTAGCCATTTATCCAGCAGGTCATCGCTGGATTCAAACTGCCCGACCTGCAAGGGACTTCGATCATATTCATGGTCACCGAGAGCAAGAAACATGAGCTGCGGATCCTTTGTGCCGCTCTGGATAATCCTGCCCATAATTTTCGGCAACCCCTCTCTGACCAAATGATGGGGAATGGAGCCCATTGAACCGGTCACATCCAGACCCAAGATAATGGCCACGGATTCGGGATGTTCCTCGGAATCTCTGGCTTCCCGTAGCTTGACGCCGTGCGGGTTCATAGCGCGGTTGATTTCCCGTTGCGAAAAAATCTCCCGAATAGATCGCGAGGAATATCCTTCCACCTCAGATCGTGCGGCTCGGTTATCGAGCGAGTAGCTCCCCATGCCCATGCTTATTTTCCTCCGAACAGATATTCATAACGCTGTCGAGCAATCTCAAGCGTTATTTCAGTATTCCGAATTTTGATACCCAGGTCAATATCCTTAGCCACATACTCCTCGCAGTTAAAATCACTAGCCAAAATCAGGCTCTGGGTTGAGGTCGGAGACAGATCAAGCATGTACTCCTGTTCCCGTTGCATTTTCTTTATGCTGATCTCAAGATCTTCTATTTTTCGTTTGTAAACCAGCTGGGTATCTTCAGCAATTGCCGTTGCCCGATCATCTCGAATCTCCCTGTTATTTCGTTTCAGGGAGTTAATAAAGGCCCCTGACAGCCCGTTATCCTCTTTTCCGTCCATTCCCGTCGAGCCTCCTCTCTTTTTGAATCACCCCTGCTGCCGATTATCCGTGCCGATATCCGATGACATCCGCCCCAGCACAGTCTCACCGGCCCGGACCTTTCCCCCGACACGGACAGTCACCTCTGTTCTTTTGGGCAGATAGAGATCAACCCGAGAGCCGAAACGGATCAAGCCATATCGCTGCCCGCCTGCAATGCGGTCGCCGGGCTCGGTCCAGCAGACAATGCGGCGGGCAATGAGTCCGGCAATCTGTACAGCAGCATATCGTTGCTGAGATTCAGTCGTGACGATCATGGCACAATGTTCGTTATGCAGGGCTGCCTGATGTTTATCAGCGGAATAAAATTTTCCCGGTTTAAACAGAATACGCTCAACAGTCCCGGCAAAAGGCACCCGATTAACATGCACATTAAAGACATTCATGAAAATTGAAACCCTGATAACCTCCTGCTGAAGAAAACGCTCATCAAACATTTCCTTCACGGCAATGACCTTGCCGTCTGCCGGACATATAATGGCATTTTTATCAGCAGGGAGGATGCGAGAGGGATCACGGAAGAACCAAGTCACAAAAAATGTTGCCACGAGACCGAAAAAAGTTACAACGGTGTAGCCGAAAACAGCACAAATCAGGGTGACAAAGGCAGAGAACAGGATAAACGGAAGCCCTTCCCGGGCAATGGGGATTTCAGGTTTTTTCATACTGATTCTGATCTTGATATTGGTGGCGGGGATTTCCCGAATGATGAAGACAACGCTAACTCACGACTACTTATGCTTCATATCAAATTATTCTACTGGTAGTGCCTCAGTTTGTCAGTAAAAAAAAGAGGCATGACACACCCAACGGTGCATCATACCTCATAACAAACGCTTCTTTGCTGTGCCCCCCTGCAATCAGGGCACCACCACCACCGCGAGACTATTTCTTTGGAGCACGAGCCATAGCAATGGTACCGGTCCGAACAACCTCTTTAATGCCGATGGGACGAAACAGGTCAATCACGGCCTTGATCTTAGATTCAGGCCCTGTAATCTCAACTGCATAGGAAGTTGGGCTGACATCCACGACCTTGCCGCGAAAAATATCAATCACGCGAAGTACTTCGGCACGAGTATGCGACTCGGCCTTTACCCTGATAAGAACCATTTCGCGTTCAACATATTCTCCTTCGCTGATGTCTGATACCTTGATAACGTCAATCAACTTATGAAGCTGTTTGGTGATCTGCTCAATAATGGCGTCACTGCCCCGGGTCACCAAAGTCAGGCTGGAGACCTTGGGATCAAGGGTTTCTGCCACGCAAAGGCTCTCAATATTAAAACCCCGACCGCTGAAAAGGCCTGTAACTCGGGAAAGCGCACCGGGTTTATTCTGGAGTAAAACGGAAAGAGTATGTTTCATTGGTTTAATCCTGTTCGAAATTTTCCGGAACCTAGAGATCCGAATGTAATATCCGATCCTATAGGCTCCTGAAAGAAAGAAATTAATGTGATATCAGACAAGCAGCATTTCCGTCGTGGCACCGCCAGCTGGAACCATAGGGAAAACACACTCTTCACGCTTAATCGCAAAGTCCATAACCACGACTCTGTCCTTAATCGCCAGTGCCTCTTTGATGACCGGTTCAACTTCGCTCTTGGTCTTGGCACGCAGGCCAGCTGCACCGTAGGCCTTTGCCAACTCAACAAAATCAGGAGTGACCTCCATAACGGTTCCAGCATAGCGCTTATCATAAAACAGCTCCTGCCACTGACGAACCATACCAAGATAGTTATTATTGAGAATAGCAACCTTGACCGGTGTGTTGTACTGCTTGGCCGTGGCCAACTCCTGGATATTCATCTGAATGGAGCCGTCCCCTGCAATATCAATAACCGTGGCATCCGGGAAAGCCATTTGGGCTCCAATGGCCGCAGGCAAACCAAAGCCCATTGTACCAAGTCCACCAGAGCTGAGCAGATGGCGCGGCTTATTGAACTTATAGAACTGAGCAGCCCACATCTGATTCTGGCCTACTTCCGTGGAAATGATCGCATCCCCTCCAGTCAGACGGTTAATGGTCTCAATAACGTACTGAGGTTTGATGATCTCGCCTTCATCGACATAGGCAAGCGGGTGCTTGTCGTTCCACTCATTCACCTGATTACGCCACGGCTGATACTTCTCTGCAAGGGACGTCATATCAACGTCCTTTTGGCTATTAAACCAAGCGTTCATTGCAGTGAGAGCGTGCTTACAATCAGCAACAATGGGGATATCAACCACAACATTTTTTGAAATAGAGGTTGGATCAATATCAATATGGATAACCTTCGCATCAGGGGCAAACTTATCCAGACGACCCGTAATACGATCATCAAAGCGAGCACCCACTGCGATCAGCAGGTCGCTCTTGGCCACCATCATATTAGAGGCATAGGAACCGTGCATTCCCAGCATGCCCATAGACAGAGGATTGGTTCCCGGAAAGCCTCCTAGGCCCATCAGGGTCATGGTCACCGGAATCTGGGTTTTCTCGGCAAGCTCGGTCAATTCTTCGCTTGAATTGGAAAGAATAACACCGCCGCCCACGTAGAGAACCGGACGCTTCGCCTCAATAATAGCCTGACAGGCCTTGGCAATCTGCCCAGGATGCGGTTCAACATGGGGCTGGTAGGTCCGCATACGGATCTCTTCGCGTTCCGGGAAGTCAACCAGCGAGCCGATAATATCTTTGGGCAGATCAACCAGAACCGGACCAGGGCGACCAGAAGAAGCCAAGTAAAATGCCTCCCGAATCGTCGGGATAAGATCCTCGGGATTGCTGACCAAATAATTATGCTTGGTACAGGGACGGGTAATACCGACAATGTCAACCTCCTGAAAGGCGTCATTGCCGATCAATGCTCTGGGCACCTGACCGGTAAACACGACAACAGGGATGGAATCCATATAGGCGGTGGCAATACCGGTCACGCCGTTGGTGGCTCCGGGACCAGAGGTCAGCAGGGCGACACCCACCTTTCCGCTGGCT includes:
- a CDS encoding adenylosuccinate synthetase, with translation MRHKAVIGAGFGDEGKGLFTDYLCRNAERPLVIRFSGGQQAGHTVVHNGVRHVFSNFGSGTLQGVPSYFAKFCTIDPVGIVNELDVLLNKGVDPLLYIDAECPVTTPYDIRYNQQHHPHGSCGVGVGATINREEHFYSLTFADLFFPWVLETRLKLIKEFYSEYSSNVDLEDFLHCCSVLIRPPWVRMSRGMPPEPFSEYIYEGSQGLLLDQHYGFFPHVTRSNTGTNNILSLCADHVPEIYLITRAYQTRHGLGPMSHENLPHNIQVNPQETNVRNRFQGKFRRSLLDLSLLEYAMQRDRLIAADHDKCLVITCLDHISDEYRLVLQGQIVYCDDEDDFVKRIAEHLKMRKVYTSTSDDSAQLVRHVL
- a CDS encoding phosphatidylserine decarboxylase family protein; the encoded protein is MKKPEIPIAREGLPFILFSAFVTLICAVFGYTVVTFFGLVATFFVTWFFRDPSRILPADKNAIICPADGKVIAVKEMFDERFLQQEVIRVSIFMNVFNVHVNRVPFAGTVERILFKPGKFYSADKHQAALHNEHCAMIVTTESQQRYAAVQIAGLIARRIVCWTEPGDRIAGGQRYGLIRFGSRVDLYLPKRTEVTVRVGGKVRAGETVLGRMSSDIGTDNRQQG
- the ilvN gene encoding acetolactate synthase small subunit → MKHTLSVLLQNKPGALSRVTGLFSGRGFNIESLCVAETLDPKVSSLTLVTRGSDAIIEQITKQLHKLIDVIKVSDISEGEYVEREMVLIRVKAESHTRAEVLRVIDIFRGKVVDVSPTSYAVEITGPESKIKAVIDLFRPIGIKEVVRTGTIAMARAPKK
- the ilvB gene encoding biosynthetic-type acetolactate synthase large subunit, translating into MSKITGAQAFVKCLQEEGVDTIFGFPGGVIIDLYDELANSSIKNLLVRHEQGAVHAADGYARASGKVGVALLTSGPGATNGVTGIATAYMDSIPVVVFTGQVPRALIGNDAFQEVDIVGITRPCTKHNYLVSNPEDLIPTIREAFYLASSGRPGPVLVDLPKDIIGSLVDFPEREEIRMRTYQPHVEPHPGQIAKACQAIIEAKRPVLYVGGGVILSNSSEELTELAEKTQIPVTMTLMGLGGFPGTNPLSMGMLGMHGSYASNMMVAKSDLLIAVGARFDDRITGRLDKFAPDAKVIHIDIDPTSISKNVVVDIPIVADCKHALTAMNAWFNSQKDVDMTSLAEKYQPWRNQVNEWNDKHPLAYVDEGEIIKPQYVIETINRLTGGDAIISTEVGQNQMWAAQFYKFNKPRHLLSSGGLGTMGFGLPAAIGAQMAFPDATVIDIAGDGSIQMNIQELATAKQYNTPVKVAILNNNYLGMVRQWQELFYDKRYAGTVMEVTPDFVELAKAYGAAGLRAKTKSEVEPVIKEALAIKDRVVVMDFAIKREECVFPMVPAGGATTEMLLV